The Dioscorea cayenensis subsp. rotundata cultivar TDr96_F1 chromosome 19, TDr96_F1_v2_PseudoChromosome.rev07_lg8_w22 25.fasta, whole genome shotgun sequence genome includes a window with the following:
- the LOC120249776 gene encoding uncharacterized methyltransferase At1g78140, chloroplastic: protein MKPLSTNSHRGTEAMGALELELPCHCFIRAPKLKGKPILPFRIRATGSTSTIVSNPDLIQDANVSIRMKVLACPICFDALFSKTGASISLASTSGCSVECNTCKKGYRGNDAYLDLTLYGSSMDYDETMPAATELFRSPLVSFLYERGWRQNFVWGGFPGPEREFEMAKDFLKPTFGGTIIDASCASGLFSRLFVKSELYSLVIALDYSENMLRQCYEFTNQDNISKENLLLIRADISRLPFIAGSIDAVHAGAALHCWPSPSAAVAEISRVLRPGGVFVATTFILDTINIAVPVLRIIRQPYIRATSNNIFLSEGELEDLCKACGLTGFSCIRNGPFVMITATKRG from the exons ATGAAGCCATTATCCACAAATTCACACAGAGGGACAGAAGCCATGGGAGCCCTGGAGCTCGAGCTTCCATGCCATTGCTTCATTAGAGCACCAAAGCTCAAGGGCAAGCCCATTCTTCCATTCAGGATCCGAGCTACTGGTTCAACTTCCACAATTGTATCTAATCCT GATTTGATTCAAGACGCCAATGTCAGCATTAGAATGAAAGTTTTGGCATGCCCCATTTGCTTTGATGCTCTGTTCAGTAAAACAGGTGCAAGCATAAGCTT GGCCTCAACATCTGGATGTAGTGTTGAATGCAATACTTGCAAGAAGGGTTATCGAGGAAATGATGCATATCTGGATTTAACTTTATATGGTAGTTCAATGGATTATGATGAAACCATGCCTGCTGCAACCGAGCTTTTCAG GAGTCCTTTGGTATCATTTCTTTATGAAAGAGGATGGCGTCAAAACTTTGTATGGGGTGGTTTCCCTGGCCCAGAAAGAGAG TTTGAAATGGCTAAAGATTTTCTCAAGCCCACTTTTGGAGGAACCATCATAGATGCAAGCTGTGCAAGCGGATTGTTTTCGAGGCTATTTGTAAAGAGTGAATTGTATTCACTTGTTATTGCTTTGGATTACTCAGAAAATATGCTGCGCCAGTGCTATGAATTCACTAATCAGGACAACATTTCAAAGGA GAACCTGCTATTGATCAGGGCTGATATCTCCAGACTTCCTTTCATTGCTGGTTCTATTGATGCTGTGCATGCTGGTGCTGCTCTGCATTGTTGGCCTTCACCATCTGCTGCT GTAGCAGAAATAAGCCGTGTCCTGCGGCCCGGAGGTGTATTTGTTGCGACAACCTTCATTCTTGATACTATTAATATTGCTGTTCCAGTTCTGAGGATAATACGCCAG CCTTATATCCGTGCTACGAGCAACAATATTTTCTTATCTGAAGGTGAATTAGAAGATTTATGTAAAGCCTGTGGCCTGACTGGTTTTTCCTGCATAAGAAATGGACCCTTTGTGATGATCACTGCAACTAAGCGGGGCTAA
- the LOC120249775 gene encoding uncharacterized protein LOC120249775, with protein sequence MACGVVTNGLLFLLFCCGLGREANGWSRLSFEDDAVIEKQLRFMNKPVIKTIQNQNGDVVDCIDFDKQLAFDHPLLKNQSIRQQHSFHKDYSNENLTSNALYSWSDLNGERCPHGTIPIRRTQKNDLIRLKYFLKLGGQSSYLLRTIEATPVPGVHWALLQSNDGKYVGASAWLNIIGLQGVKGDQFSETAITLINGIYGPSQNYNVIKVGWMVHPSLYGDFQTRLTVFWTTDGYQSVHCYNQQCPGFVQVSSNIVLGSVLSDQGDDKFLSFSIFKDKVTGDWCLTITTLNGVENIGYWPKSMFNSLGDYASRIQWGGLVYSPTSEPSPPMGNGKFPSNGGARVIEINMINENGQTLEPQGDELLYADKPDCYATSKLSNNKVAGWFFRFGGPGGCIG encoded by the exons ATGGCCTGTGGAGTGGTCACAAATGGTTTGCTTTTTCTGTTGTTTTGCTGTGGTTTGGGACGCGAAGCAAATGGATGGTCAAGGTTAAGTTTTGAAGATGATGCAGTGATTGAGAAGCAACTTAGGTTTATGAACAAGCCAGTCATCAAGACCATTCAG AATCAAAATGGCGATGTTGTTGATTGTATCGATTTCGACAAACAACTGGCTTTTGATCATCCTTTGCTGAAGAACCAGTCAATTAGG CAACAACACAGCTTCCATAAGGATTATAGCAATGAGAATTTAACATCGAATGCTCTGTATTCTTGGAGTGACCTTAATGGTGAACGATGTCCACATGGCACCATTCCAATAAGAAGGACCCAAAAGAATGATTTAATTAGATTGAAGTATTTTTTGAAGTTAGGAGGACAATCTTCATACCTTTTGCGAACAATTGAAGCTACACCAGTTCCTGGAGTTCAT TGGGCGTTGCTACAATCAAATGACGGCAAATATGTTGGGGCAAGCGCATGGCTTAACATTATCGGACTTCAAGGAGTTAAAGGAGACCAATTTAGTGAAACTGCTATAACACTTATAAATGGAATTTATGGCCCAAGCCAAAATTATAATGTCATCAAGGTTGGATGGATG GTGCATCCATCTCTATATGGTGACTTCCAGACGAGACTGACTGTATTTTGGACG ACTGATGGTTATCAGAGTGTGCATTGCTACAATCAACAATGCCCTGGTTTTGTGCAAGTAAGCTCAAACATTGTTCTTGGTTCTGTTTTATCGGATCAGGGAgatgataaatttttatcattttccataTTTAAG GATAAAGTGACCGGAGATTGGTGTCTGACAATAACAACCCTGAATGGAGTTGAGAATATCGGTTACTGGCCGAAGTCCATGTTCAACAGTTTAGGTGATTATGCTAGCCGCATTCAATGGGGTGGACTGGTTTATTCCCCAACGAGCGAGCCTAGCCCTCCGATGGGCAATGGCAAGTTCCCGTCTAATGGTGGTGCCCGAGTTATCGAGATTAACATGATAAATGAAAATGGTCAAACTCTAGAACCACAAGGCGACGAACTCCTTTACGCCGATAAACCTGACTGTTATGCTACGAGCAAGCTTTCAAATAACAAAGTTGCAGGATGGTTTTTTAGGTTTGGAGGTCCCGGGGGATGCATCGGTTAG